ATGTATACCCCTCAATCCTTGACTCTTAATCCCAAGAGACGATGTAATTGTTTGTTTTCCTATACAAATATCTAATTGGTGGGATGTTTCCCTTACTTTCTACTTCTATTTGGAGGGTGTCTCTTCAACCAGAATCTCTGTGTGGGATGTTTCCCTTACTTTCTACTACTATTTGGAGGGTGTCTATACAAATAACCGTGTGTGGTGGTTTGCGATAGAATCTCCAAAACTATATTGGTTTTAGTTGAGATCTCTCCTTAGAATATTAATGTAGGAAGCTTTTTTGGTGTACATAGACTCATACTCCCATAGTAGATAACAATTTGAACTTATAAATGACATAAATAATATCCTTCATAAAATATCATccatcatttattattattttaattaaaaactttactaaaagaaaaaaaaaacaaaaatcaccTTTAATGCAAAAAGAAGCTTCCTGCCTACATaatctatacaaaaatatcatGACATTCAACTCTACACATTTCTCCCTAATTGCTTTAGGGAGAGTAAGGCACAAAGGTGTGACcccataaacattaaaaaaatctcGTCTCATTGGATACGGTGCTTGAGCTTCTGGTAGAACTCAAGAACCTGGTAGAATTAACTATTTTACAATCTTCTCCTTTGTTTTTAAATTTAGAGTTTACTTCCGCAGTAAGTTCGTCCCGGAGTCCACATGTTACATTCCCTTTCCATTTCTATCTTAGCTTTTCGAGTCCAGGGACTGAGTCCGTGAGTCCTATATAAGGGCCCTCCCACCTCAACAAAGATGTTTCATCTTGACTTCGTCTGCGAACAGGACTCTCTGGAACAGTATACTACTTATATAGCGCTACTACTCATATAGTCATTTAGCTGGTTACTTTCTGCCACAATCTCTGCACTACCCATCTGTAGTTTGTGATCATTGTGAACCTTTGATCCAACTTAATCCTTTTCACAACTCAGTCTTTTGCTACATTCTTTCTTCCTCCAAATATCTTTGAGCATATATAGTTCGTAATGGGCTTCTCTGAGCAAGTTGGGAAGGAGGCAAACGATGCTTTGCTGAACAGGAAGAGAGGTGTTTGGGTAAATGGCCCTGTAATTGTTGGAGCAGGCCCTTCTGGTCTGGCTACTGCAGCCTGTTTAAAAGAGCAAGGAGTGCCCTCAATCATATTAGAAAAAGCTGATTGTATAGCCTCTTTGTGGCAACATAGGACTTACAATAGACTCAAACTCCATCTCCCCAAACAATTCTGTGAGCTCCCCAGAAAGCCATTTCCTGAAGATTTCCCCACATATCCTTCCAAGTCGCAGTTCATAGACTACTTAGAATCCTATAATAAGGAATTCGAACTCAACCCCAGGTTCAATGAGTGCGTCCAGTCTGCAAAGTATGATGAAACCTGTGGTCTGTGGAGAGTTAGCACTAAGAGTTGTCCCAAGGGTGGTTTGGCTGTGCGTGAGTTTGAGTACATTTGCCGTTGGCTCATTGTTGCTACTGGAGAGAATGCCGAACCAGTGATTCCAGACATTGCTGGAAGTGAGACTTTCAAAGGGCAGATTATTCATGCCTGTGAGTACAAAAATGGTGCAAAGTATGTGGGGAAGAAGGTGCTCGTGGTGGGATGTGGTAATAGTGGAATGGAAGTCAGTCTGGATCTTGCTAATCACAATGCAAATCCTTCAATGGTCGTCCGAAGTCAGGTAAATTCTTTCATTCACCCTTCATTGTTTCTAACTCTTTAGGAATATTATATCAGCGATcaatcatgttaaaaagtttagaGAACTATCCAATTCCTAGGGGAATACCCAATTTCTAAAGTCGTTAAGGACGTGCATTCAATGGGATAGTTATCAGAGCTTAATAACAGTGCACATGTTTTAGTCAAATTAACATCAGTAAGCTGTGAAAGCTTGAAACCTTATAACAAACTTTCTAGCATTTCTCCTTGAATCTAGACATACAACTCGAACGTGGCATTAAATTTTGAGCTTTCTGAGGCATGccattttactttttcatttttaatGTGTTTTTAAACTGCGGCATGTGGATTCGGGAATTGTGGAACTGAAATATAGTCTTTGGAATGCGCAGGTACATGTGCTGCCACGAGAAATGTTTGGAAAGTCCACTTTTGGTGTGGCAATGGCAATGATGAGATGGCTCCCACTATGGCTCGTGGATCGTTTGATATTGTTTATTGCCTGGTTGATGCTTGGCAATACTGGAAGATATGGCCTGCCAAGGCCCAAAACTGGGCCTATAGAACT
The nucleotide sequence above comes from Cryptomeria japonica chromosome 11, Sugi_1.0, whole genome shotgun sequence. Encoded proteins:
- the LOC131075215 gene encoding probable indole-3-pyruvate monooxygenase YUCCA5, with translation MGFSEQVGKEANDALLNRKRGVWVNGPVIVGAGPSGLATAACLKEQGVPSIILEKADCIASLWQHRTYNRLKLHLPKQFCELPRKPFPEDFPTYPSKSQFIDYLESYNKEFELNPRFNECVQSAKYDETCGLWRVSTKSCPKGGLAVREFEYICRWLIVATGENAEPVIPDIAGSETFKGQIIHACEYKNGAKYVGKKVLVVGCGNSGMEVSLDLANHNANPSMVVRSQVHVLPREMFGKSTFGVAMAMMRWLPLWLVDRLILFIAWLMLGNTGRYGLPRPKTGPIELKNVAGKTPVLDIGALKKIRSGHIKVVPAVECFTTHGAKFADGTVQDFDAVVWATGYKSNVPYWLEKCDFFSRSGMPKTPFPNGWKGGSGLYAVGFTRRGLLGTSMDARRIAKDIGTTWKEDNKQTKTNQFKSCHRRCISQF